From a single Nicotiana tabacum cultivar K326 chromosome 8, ASM71507v2, whole genome shotgun sequence genomic region:
- the LOC107769615 gene encoding potassium transporter 4-like, giving the protein MYQVDIDHGQEKQSRPPAADGGEESIHAVGQEGMGQQIHLERRKGKLTSKFTLVNISTNLLLAYQSLGVVYGDVSTSPLYVYRSIFVGKLQNHQNSEAIFGAFSLIFWTITLIPLLKYVFIVLSADDNGEDMQSLVYFPTNRQQMRNYKAYKYGFSGQSASCLPLKRFLEKHKKSRTILLIVVLLGACMVIGDGVLTPAMSVISSISGIQAATEHLSHGGVLLLSCIILVGLFALQHSGTHRVGFLFAPIVTIWLISIFVIGLYNTIFWNPKIVSALSPYYIIKFFKETGKDGWISLGGVLLSIAGTEAMFADLGHFTASSMRIAFPFFVYPCLVVQYMGQAAFLSKNIASIPNSFYNSIPDIVYWPVFVIATLAAIVGSQAVITATFSIVKQCNALGCFPRVKIVHTSKHIKGQIYVPEINWILMILTLAVAVGFQDTTLIGNAYGLACMTVMFITTFLMALVIIFVWQRSVALATSFLLLFWLIEGVYLSSAFIKIPQGGWVSLVLSFVFLAIMFVWHYGTRKKYNFDLHNKVPLKWLLGLGPSLGIVRVPGIGLIYSELATGVPSIFSHFVTNLPAFHSVLVFVCVKSVPVPFVSPEERFLIGRICPRPYRMYRCIVRYGYKDIQRDDGNFEDLLIQSIAEFIQMEAVEPQLSSSESPSFDGRMAVISTRSVQSGSTLLVSEEDFGISNSIQSSKSLTLQSLRSAYDDENPQMRRRRVRFRLPENPGMDQAVRDELSDLIQAKEAGVAYIMGHSYVKARRSSSFLKKLVIDIGYSFLRKNCRGPAVALNIPHISLIEVGMIYYV; this is encoded by the exons ATGTATCAAGTAGATATTGATCATGGGCAAGAGAAGCAATCGCGTCCCCCTGCTGCAGATGGGGGCGAGGAATCAATCCATGCTGTTGGACAAGAGGGGATGGGTCAACAAATCCATCTTGAGAGGAGAAAAGGGAAATTGACTTCCAAG TTTACTCTGGTGAATATTTCCACTAATCTACTATTGGCATACCAAAGTCTGGGGGTGGTATATGGAGATGTGAGCACTTCTCCGCTTTATGTCTATAGGAGTATCTTTGTGGGGAAGTTGCAAAATCATCAGAATTCAGAAGCGATATTTGGTGCATTTTCACTGATCTTCTGGACAATAACGCTCATTCCTTTGCTCAAATATGTGTTCATTGTATTAAGTGCAGATGATAATGGTGAAG ACATGCAAAGTTTAGTCTACTTCCCAACCAACAGGCAGCAGATGAGGAACTATAAAGCTTACAAATATGGATTCTCCGGGCAGTCGGCATCTTGTTTACCATTGAAGAGATTTCTTGAGAAGCATAAGAAGTCACGCACAATACTGCTTATTGTTGTATTGTTAGGTGCTTGTATGGTCATAGGAGATGGTGTTCTGACTCCTGCAATGTCAG TTATATCATCAATATCAGGGATCCAGGCTGCTACTGAACATCTATCTCATG GTGGTGTGCTACTTCTTTCTTGCATAATATTGGTTGGCCTGTTTGCTCTACAGCATTCTGGAACCCACAGGGTTGGATTCTTGTTTGCACCTATAGTGACTATTTGGTTGATATCTATTTTTGTCATTGGGCTGTATAATACTATTTTTTGGAATCCCAAAATTGTGTCTGCCCTTTCTCCATATTATATCATCAAGTTCTTTAAGGAAACTGGGAAAGATGGTTGGATTTCTCTAGGAGGTGTGCTCCTCTCAATTGCAG GTACTGAAGCTATGTTTGCAGATCTTGGTCATTTCACTGCCTCCTCAATGAGG ATTGCATTTCCATTTTTTGTATACCCTTGCTTGGTGGTACAGTACATGGGTCAAGCTGCTTTCCTGTCCAAAAACATTGCTTCAATTCCAAATAGCTTCTATAATTCAATACCTG ACATTGTATATTGGCCTGTCTTTGTTATCGCTACCCTTGCAGCCATTGTTGGCAGTCAGGCTGTAATCACTGCTACATTCTCCATCGTGAAGCAATGTAATGCACTGGGTTGCTTCCCACGGGTCAAGATTGTCCACACTTCAAAGCATATTAAAGGGCAGATCTATGTCCCAGAAATAAATTGGATCCTAATGATTCTGACCCTTGCTGTGGCTGTTGGGTTTCAGGACACCACTTTAATTGGAAATGCATATG gCTTAGCTTGCATGACAGTTATGTTTATTACGACATTTCTCATGGCGCTTGTCATAATTTTTGTGTGGCAAAGAAGTGTTGCACTTGCCACTTCCTTTCTCCTTTTATTCTGGCTCATCGAAGGCGTCTACCTGTCTTCCGCATTCATCAAGATTCCACAGGGAGGATGGGTCTCCCTTGTGCTCTCGTTTGTCTTCTTGGCTATCATGTTTGTCTGGCACTATGGAACTCGCAAGAAGTACAATTTTGACCTGCACAATAAAGTTCCATTGAAATGGCTCCTTGGCTTGGGCCCCAGCCTTGGTATTGTTCGCGTGCCAGGGATAGGGCTGATATACTCTGAATTGGCAACAGGAGTCCCATCTATCTTCTCTCACTTTGTTACGAATCTCCCTGCATTTCACAGTGTGCTGGTGTTTGTATGTGTCAAATCTGTTCCAGTTCCATTTGTCTCACCTGAGGAGCGCTTCCTCATTGGTCGCATTTGCCCAAGACCCTATCGCATGTACCGTTGCATTGTCAGATATGGTTACAAGGACATACAGCGAGATGATGGGAATTTTGAGGACCTTCTCATCCAGAGTATAGCAGAGTTCATCCAAATGGAAGCAGTGGAGCCACAACTGTCAAGCTCTGAGAGTCCATCATTTGATGGGAGGATGGCAGTTATAAGCACGAGAAGTGTACAGTCAGGCTCAACGTTACTTGTCTCAGAGGAGGATTTTGGTATTAGTAATTCCATTCAAAGCAGCAAATCTTTAACTCTCCAGAGTCTAAGATCTGCTTACGATGATGAGAACCCACAGATGAGGAGGCGCCGAGTAAGGTTTCGCTTGCCGGAAAACCCAGGCATGGATCAAGCTGTTAGGGATGAGCTTTCAGATTTAATTCAGGCAAAAGAGGCAGGGGTCGCATATATTATGGGGCACTCTTACGTGAAGGCGAGGAGATCATCTTCTTTCTTGAAGAAGCTTGTTATTGACATTGGATATTCATTTCTGCGCAAAAATTGTAGGGGCCCCGCTGTGGCACTTAATATTCCTCACATTAGTCTCATTGAAGTTGGCATGATATACTACGTCTAG